The Streptomyces nitrosporeus genome includes a window with the following:
- a CDS encoding endonuclease: MSDGATLDALLERHGTTYAEEAGIRLRDTPQPLYRLLVLSHLLSARIRAPVAVASARALSAHGMRSPRRMADATWQQRVDALGEGGYRRYDERTATQLGDGASLLLDAYGGDLRRLRRDADGDTDALRAALRRFPGMGPAGADIFLREVQSVWTEAAPYLDAKALQGAERLGLPASPAGLLRAAGDRDPAVLAAALVRAALDKEIAASVRAAR; this comes from the coding sequence GTGAGCGACGGCGCGACGCTGGACGCGCTGCTGGAACGGCACGGCACGACCTACGCCGAGGAAGCCGGCATCCGGCTGCGGGACACCCCGCAGCCGCTGTACCGGCTCCTGGTGCTCAGCCATCTGCTGAGCGCCCGGATCCGCGCCCCGGTGGCCGTGGCCTCCGCGCGGGCGCTGTCCGCGCACGGTATGCGCTCGCCCCGCCGGATGGCGGACGCGACCTGGCAGCAGAGGGTCGACGCGCTGGGCGAGGGCGGGTACCGCCGCTACGACGAACGGACGGCGACCCAGCTCGGCGACGGCGCGTCGCTGCTGCTCGACGCCTACGGCGGGGACCTGCGGCGTCTGCGCCGGGACGCGGACGGGGACACGGACGCGTTGCGCGCGGCGCTGCGGAGGTTCCCGGGCATGGGGCCGGCGGGCGCGGACATCTTCCTCCGGGAGGTGCAGTCGGTGTGGACCGAGGCGGCCCCCTACCTGGACGCCAAGGCGCTCCAGGGCGCCGAGCGCCTCGGGCTGCCCGCGTCTCCCGCCGGGCTGCTGCGGGCGGCCGGGGACCGGGACCCCGCGGTCCTCGCCGCCGCGCTGGTGCGCGCGGCGCTGGACAAGGAGATCGCCGCCTCGGTCCGCGCCGCACGGTAA
- a CDS encoding DUF6480 family protein yields MAISHIPPGAPAPARRLTPPGETPPAEGSISEAHQERADGGVWEHPVVWAVVVLLGSLVVAGYFVARILSFP; encoded by the coding sequence ATGGCTATTTCACACATCCCCCCGGGTGCTCCGGCCCCGGCACGCAGGCTGACTCCGCCGGGCGAGACGCCCCCGGCCGAAGGGTCCATCAGCGAGGCGCACCAGGAACGCGCGGACGGCGGTGTATGGGAGCACCCGGTGGTCTGGGCGGTCGTGGTGCTGCTCGGTTCGCTGGTGGTCGCCGGCTACTTCGTCGCGCGGATCCTCAGCTTCCCGTGA
- a CDS encoding FUSC family protein produces the protein MPGVSAPAHVIKLVQRTTEPAGAQVLRSTAAAVIAFVVAQWSLPDPHPAPLTAPLTALLVVQVTLYATLTTGIRRVNSVVVGVLIASGFSSLVGLSWWSLGLTIFTSLLIGRVVRVNEFVPEVAISAMLVLGVSQVTDTALERVMETLIGAGVGLLFNLLFAPPVWVETAGASIGGLGERMGAMLRALGDEIGGSHPVGEAAARLHEARRLDHDIVEVDASLRQAEESLMLNPRVRQGLLYRVVLRTGLDTLEICAVVLRVLTRTLTDLAKARTGERLFPEDVADSLRELFGHMSDAVEGFAVMITTPMADSGEEAEERLADALARSRRTRDLVADLLLEDVQEHPRQWQLHGALLAEVDRILDELDIDKRTERLGEELDRRSAQMHERHPRFRAVVRRLRGASRQGPRAEV, from the coding sequence ATGCCAGGAGTATCAGCGCCCGCGCACGTCATCAAACTCGTCCAGCGCACCACGGAGCCCGCCGGGGCCCAGGTGCTGCGGTCCACCGCCGCCGCCGTCATCGCGTTCGTCGTCGCCCAGTGGTCGCTGCCCGATCCGCATCCCGCGCCGCTGACCGCGCCCCTCACCGCGCTCCTCGTGGTGCAGGTGACGCTCTACGCCACGCTCACCACCGGTATCCGGCGTGTCAACTCGGTCGTCGTCGGTGTGCTGATCGCCAGCGGGTTCAGCTCCCTGGTCGGCCTGAGCTGGTGGAGCCTGGGTCTGACGATCTTCACCTCGCTGCTGATCGGGCGCGTCGTGAGGGTCAACGAGTTCGTCCCGGAGGTCGCGATCAGCGCGATGCTCGTCCTCGGCGTCTCCCAGGTCACCGACACCGCCCTGGAACGCGTCATGGAGACGCTCATCGGCGCGGGGGTCGGACTGCTGTTCAACCTGCTGTTCGCACCGCCGGTCTGGGTGGAGACGGCGGGCGCCTCCATCGGGGGGCTGGGGGAGCGGATGGGCGCCATGCTGCGCGCCCTCGGCGACGAGATCGGCGGCAGCCACCCCGTCGGCGAGGCCGCCGCACGGCTGCACGAGGCCCGCCGGCTCGACCACGACATCGTGGAGGTCGACGCCTCGCTGCGGCAGGCCGAGGAGAGCCTGATGCTCAACCCCCGGGTCCGCCAGGGACTGCTGTACCGGGTGGTCCTGCGCACCGGCCTCGACACGCTGGAGATCTGCGCCGTGGTGCTGCGTGTGCTGACGCGGACCCTGACGGACCTCGCCAAGGCCCGCACCGGGGAGAGGCTTTTCCCGGAGGACGTGGCCGATTCGCTGCGCGAACTGTTCGGACACATGTCCGATGCGGTCGAGGGGTTCGCGGTGATGATCACCACGCCGATGGCCGACAGCGGGGAAGAGGCCGAGGAACGCCTCGCCGACGCCCTCGCCCGCAGCCGCAGGACACGGGACCTGGTGGCGGACCTGCTGCTGGAGGACGTCCAGGAGCACCCGAGGCAGTGGCAGCTGCACGGGGCCCTGCTCGCCGAGGTCGACCGGATCCTCGACGAACTCGACATCGACAAGCGCACGGAGCGCCTCGGCGAGGAACTCGACCGCCGTTCGGCCCAGATGCACGAACGGCACCCGCGCTTCCGGGCGGTGGTCCGCCGGCTCCGGGGAGCCTCCCGGCAGGGACCCCGGGCCGAGGTGTGA
- a CDS encoding phytoene desaturase family protein: MPDAVVIGAGPNGLVAANLLADAGWTVEVLEAQDEPGGAVRHDRGVDPAYVSDVFSAFYPLAAASPVLAGLRLDAYGLRWSQAPAVLAHPFPDGRCAVLHRSVEETARSLEEFGPGDGASWRAQHEVWEKVRAPLLDALFTPFPPVRAGARLAAAVRAAGGLRLARTMLLPVRRLGEEEFAGEGGRLLLAGNALHADLAPEAAGSGGFGWLMTMLGQTYGFPVPAGGSGGLTAALVRRLRSRGGTVRCGERVAEVVVRGGRAVAVRTAGGEAVPAGRAVLADVSAPALYHDLVDARHLPGRLLEDLRRFQWDFATFKVDWALGGPVPWTAEGASSAGTVHLADGVDGLTRFASQIAMGQVPDRPFILFGQMTTADPGRSPAGTESAWAYTHVPRRARGDAGSDGLTGSWDRREEEAMADRMEAEVERAAPGFRGLVRARRVLSPGTLEGLDANLSGGSVNGGTTALHQQLVFRPVPGAGRPETPVKGLYLASAGAHPGGGVHGAPGANAAQAALHGHRWSALARVQRALARPVEHSSP, encoded by the coding sequence GTGCCGGATGCCGTGGTCATCGGAGCGGGACCCAACGGACTGGTGGCGGCCAACCTCCTGGCCGACGCCGGCTGGACGGTGGAGGTCCTGGAGGCGCAGGACGAGCCCGGCGGGGCCGTACGCCACGACCGGGGTGTGGATCCCGCGTACGTCAGTGATGTGTTCAGCGCGTTCTATCCGCTGGCGGCGGCGTCGCCGGTGCTCGCCGGGCTCCGTCTCGACGCGTACGGGCTGCGGTGGAGCCAGGCCCCCGCGGTGCTGGCCCATCCGTTCCCCGACGGCCGGTGCGCGGTGCTGCACCGGAGCGTCGAGGAGACCGCGCGGTCGCTGGAGGAGTTCGGTCCCGGGGACGGTGCCTCCTGGCGCGCCCAGCACGAGGTCTGGGAGAAGGTGCGGGCCCCGCTGCTCGACGCGCTGTTCACACCGTTCCCGCCGGTACGCGCCGGTGCGCGGCTCGCGGCGGCGGTGCGCGCGGCCGGCGGCCTGCGGCTGGCCCGGACGATGCTGCTGCCGGTGCGCCGGCTGGGCGAGGAGGAGTTCGCCGGTGAGGGCGGGCGGCTGCTGCTCGCGGGCAACGCCCTGCACGCCGACCTGGCGCCGGAGGCGGCGGGCAGCGGCGGGTTCGGCTGGCTGATGACGATGCTCGGCCAGACGTACGGGTTCCCCGTGCCGGCCGGCGGCTCGGGCGGGCTGACCGCGGCACTGGTCCGGCGGCTGCGGAGCCGGGGCGGCACCGTGCGGTGCGGCGAGCGGGTCGCCGAGGTGGTGGTGCGCGGCGGCCGGGCCGTGGCGGTGCGTACGGCCGGGGGCGAGGCGGTGCCCGCGGGCCGTGCCGTGCTGGCGGACGTGTCCGCCCCCGCGCTCTACCACGACCTGGTCGACGCCCGTCATCTGCCGGGGCGGCTGCTGGAGGACCTGCGCCGCTTCCAGTGGGACTTCGCCACCTTCAAGGTCGACTGGGCCCTGGGCGGGCCGGTGCCCTGGACCGCCGAGGGCGCGTCGTCCGCCGGTACCGTCCATCTCGCCGACGGGGTCGACGGTCTCACCCGTTTCGCCTCGCAGATCGCCATGGGCCAGGTGCCCGACCGGCCGTTCATCCTGTTCGGGCAGATGACCACCGCCGATCCCGGCAGGTCCCCGGCGGGCACCGAGTCGGCCTGGGCCTATACGCATGTGCCCCGCCGGGCCCGGGGCGACGCGGGGAGCGACGGCCTGACGGGGTCCTGGGACCGGCGGGAGGAGGAGGCGATGGCGGACCGGATGGAGGCGGAGGTCGAACGGGCCGCGCCCGGGTTCCGCGGCCTCGTCCGGGCCCGGCGGGTGCTGTCCCCCGGGACCCTGGAGGGTCTCGACGCCAATCTGAGCGGCGGGTCCGTCAACGGCGGGACGACGGCGCTGCACCAGCAGCTCGTGTTCCGGCCGGTCCCGGGAGCGGGGCGCCCCGAGACCCCGGTGAAGGGCCTGTACCTCGCCTCGGCCGGCGCGCATCCCGGCGGCGGCGTGCACGGCGCTCCGGGCGCCAACGCGGCACAGGCGGCCCTGCACGGTCACCGCTGGAGCGCCCTCGCACGGGTCCAGCGCGCGCTCGCCCGCCCGGTGGAGCACTCCTCGCCCTGA
- a CDS encoding SRPBCC family protein: MAVRHKLIRKPPDAVWDVLSDSSGYERWVVGPSGSEPAKGRWPQVGSSLAYTVRIGPCTLRNETFVRRCEPPRILELEVDSGRLGTARVAFEVRPWGEDTLLVVDEHPLRGAGAALHNVAADAVLQLRHRAMLDRLARCCENGEG, from the coding sequence ATGGCCGTACGGCACAAGTTGATCCGGAAGCCCCCGGACGCCGTCTGGGACGTCCTGTCCGACAGCAGTGGTTACGAGAGATGGGTCGTCGGCCCGTCCGGCTCCGAGCCCGCGAAGGGCCGGTGGCCGCAGGTGGGTTCGAGCCTCGCCTACACCGTGCGGATCGGTCCCTGCACACTGCGCAACGAAACGTTCGTACGGCGCTGTGAACCGCCCCGGATCCTGGAGCTGGAGGTGGACAGCGGTCGTCTGGGCACGGCGCGGGTCGCCTTCGAGGTGCGCCCCTGGGGTGAGGACACCCTGCTGGTCGTCGACGAGCACCCCCTGCGGGGCGCGGGGGCGGCTCTGCACAACGTCGCCGCGGACGCGGTGCTCCAGCTGCGTCACCGGGCCATGCTCGACCGGCTGGCCCGGTGCTGCGAGAACGGGGAGGGCTGA
- a CDS encoding HAD family hydrolase has product MAHAALFDVDGTLVDTNHLHVTCWWEAFRQAGHQVAAHDIHRAIGLGSGDLVAHLLGEDRDREQDAGIAAAHKTLYATYFDRLAAFDRAGELLRALAGRGMRIVLATSASGRELTALRAAVDADDVIAGTASSDDVSAGKPAPEPVRHALEIAGCSAGEAVFVGDSVWDMRAAAGAGVRAVAVLSGGIPRGDLEEAGAAAVYRDVAALLDGLDASPFARPE; this is encoded by the coding sequence ATGGCGCACGCCGCCCTCTTCGACGTCGACGGCACCCTCGTCGACACCAACCATCTGCACGTCACCTGCTGGTGGGAGGCATTCCGCCAGGCGGGGCACCAGGTGGCGGCGCACGACATCCACCGCGCCATCGGACTCGGCTCCGGTGACCTGGTCGCGCATCTGCTCGGCGAGGACCGCGACCGGGAGCAGGACGCCGGGATCGCGGCCGCGCACAAGACGCTGTACGCCACCTACTTCGACCGGCTGGCCGCGTTCGACCGGGCGGGTGAGCTGCTGCGGGCCCTGGCCGGACGCGGTATGCGGATCGTCCTGGCCACGTCGGCGAGCGGCCGGGAACTGACCGCCCTGCGGGCGGCCGTGGACGCGGACGACGTCATCGCGGGCACGGCGAGTTCCGACGACGTGTCGGCGGGGAAGCCGGCGCCGGAGCCCGTGCGGCACGCCCTGGAGATCGCCGGGTGCTCCGCCGGGGAGGCGGTGTTCGTGGGCGACTCCGTGTGGGACATGCGGGCGGCGGCCGGGGCCGGGGTGAGGGCCGTCGCCGTGCTCTCGGGCGGCATCCCCCGCGGGGACCTGGAGGAGGCCGGTGCGGCGGCCGTGTACCGGGACGTGGCCGCGCTGCTGGACGGCCTCGACGCGAGCCCGTTCGCCCGTCCGGAGTAG
- a CDS encoding SDR family oxidoreductase, whose product MTDSGRPQDPAEAYPRPDLPDQEQAHPGLTGPMDPAPDHGEDTYRGSGQLEGRAAVVTGGDSGIGRAVALAFAREGADVLFTHLPEEEEDALVTVRLVESAGRRAVPVVCDIRDEKQCRALVERAVSEFGRIDVLVNNAAYQMSRPEGISAISTEQFDRVVRTNLYGMFWLCKNALPHIPAGGSIINTTSVQAYEPSPHLLDYAMTKGAIVTFTKGLAQMLASDGIRVNAVAPGPVWTPLIPATLPDTTEFGKQSPLGRPAQPAEMAPAYVFLASSRASYITGEIMNATGGTPLP is encoded by the coding sequence ATGACTGATTCCGGACGCCCGCAGGACCCGGCGGAGGCGTACCCCCGTCCCGATCTCCCCGACCAGGAGCAGGCGCATCCGGGCCTGACCGGGCCGATGGACCCGGCGCCCGACCACGGCGAGGACACCTACCGCGGCAGCGGCCAGCTCGAAGGGCGTGCGGCGGTGGTCACCGGTGGTGACTCCGGCATCGGCCGGGCCGTTGCCCTGGCCTTCGCCCGCGAGGGTGCGGACGTCCTGTTCACCCATCTGCCCGAAGAGGAGGAGGACGCGCTCGTCACGGTGCGGCTGGTGGAGTCCGCGGGCCGGCGGGCGGTGCCCGTGGTGTGCGACATCCGGGACGAGAAGCAGTGCCGGGCGCTGGTGGAACGGGCGGTGTCCGAGTTCGGGCGCATCGATGTCCTGGTCAACAACGCGGCCTACCAGATGTCCCGGCCCGAGGGCATCTCGGCCATCTCCACGGAGCAGTTCGACCGGGTCGTCCGGACGAATCTGTACGGGATGTTCTGGCTGTGCAAGAACGCGCTGCCGCACATCCCCGCCGGGGGTTCAATCATCAACACCACGTCGGTGCAGGCCTACGAGCCGAGCCCGCACCTGCTCGACTACGCGATGACCAAGGGCGCCATCGTCACGTTCACCAAGGGGCTCGCGCAGATGCTGGCGTCCGACGGCATCCGGGTGAACGCGGTCGCCCCCGGCCCCGTCTGGACGCCGCTGATCCCGGCGACGCTGCCCGACACCACGGAGTTCGGGAAGCAGAGCCCTCTCGGACGCCCCGCCCAGCCCGCGGAGATGGCACCGGCGTACGTCTTCCTCGCCTCCTCCCGGGCGAGTTACATCACCGGCGAGATCATGAACGCCACCGGTGGCACCCCGCTCCCCTGA
- a CDS encoding CDGSH iron-sulfur domain-containing protein — MPSTPERPRRIRIGTEGPLLVEGPVEVVCADGRVAVSDRFAVALCTCRRSRMYPWCDTSHRRRTHCEEQSDD; from the coding sequence GTGCCGAGCACCCCTGAACGCCCCCGCCGGATCCGGATCGGGACAGAGGGACCGCTCCTGGTCGAAGGCCCGGTGGAAGTCGTGTGCGCCGACGGCAGGGTGGCCGTCTCGGACCGGTTCGCGGTCGCCCTGTGCACCTGCCGGCGGAGCCGGATGTACCCCTGGTGCGACACCAGCCACCGGCGCCGAACCCACTGTGAGGAGCAGAGCGATGACTGA
- a CDS encoding HemK2/MTQ2 family protein methyltransferase has product MSAEVIGGTTRPDRLVTLPGVYAPQHDTRLLMEAVDREEIGPGTEVLDLGTGSGALALHAARRSASVTAVDVARRAVLTARLNALLSGRRISVRRSDLLSALPGRFYDLVVANPPYVPSPVDEVPGRGPERAWDAGCDGRAVLDRICDAAPAVLRPGGRLLMVHSALCDSDTTVRRLADAGLDARVSDRARVPLGPVLRSRLRWLREAGLMPGPATTEELVVIRAEHP; this is encoded by the coding sequence ATGTCCGCAGAAGTAATCGGGGGAACGACCCGTCCGGACCGGCTGGTGACGCTGCCCGGGGTCTACGCGCCCCAGCACGACACCCGGCTGCTGATGGAGGCGGTGGACCGGGAGGAGATAGGCCCGGGGACCGAGGTGCTGGACCTGGGCACGGGCAGCGGCGCCCTCGCGCTGCACGCGGCACGGCGGAGCGCGAGCGTGACGGCCGTGGACGTCGCGCGCCGCGCGGTGCTGACCGCACGGCTGAACGCACTGCTCAGCGGCCGGCGGATCAGCGTGCGCCGCAGCGACCTGCTGTCCGCGCTGCCGGGCCGGTTCTACGACCTGGTGGTCGCGAATCCGCCGTACGTCCCGTCACCCGTGGACGAGGTGCCCGGGCGCGGCCCGGAACGGGCCTGGGACGCGGGGTGTGACGGGCGGGCGGTCCTGGACCGGATCTGCGACGCCGCTCCCGCGGTGCTGCGCCCCGGCGGCCGCCTGCTGATGGTGCACTCCGCGCTGTGCGACAGCGATACGACCGTACGCAGACTGGCGGACGCGGGGCTGGACGCCCGCGTCAGTGACCGTGCCCGTGTGCCGCTGGGGCCCGTCCTGCGCTCCCGGCTCCGCTGGCTGAGGGAGGCGGGGCTGATGCCGGGCCCCGCCACGACCGAGGAGTTGGTGGTCATCCGTGCCGAGCACCCCTGA
- a CDS encoding iron-containing redox enzyme family protein: MTDRREGPRLPEPRGGLSAGVVAHLRGDGPLPGPDSAGHADPYGDDLQLALYVCYEMHYRGFAGVRPELEWDPPLLAVRAALERRFLDALRRDALPKGPLDDVLDGLLVEPVRGTGPSWFLQDRGELRHLRAYAVQRSLYHLKEADPHAWVLPRLSGRAKAGMAAIEYDEFGAGRADRVHARLFAGLMADLGLDTAYGRYLDDGYAEMLALVNLMSLFGLHRRLRGALVGHFAAVEITSPPASRRLAKAMKRTGAGAAAEFFYTEHVEADAVHEQVVRHEVVGGLVEEEPELAPDIAFGVTATSFVEDRLGDRLLAGWQS, from the coding sequence ATGACCGATCGACGCGAAGGACCTCGTCTTCCCGAGCCCCGCGGCGGGCTCTCCGCCGGGGTGGTGGCTCATCTGCGGGGTGACGGGCCGCTTCCCGGCCCGGACTCCGCCGGGCACGCGGACCCTTACGGCGATGATCTCCAGCTCGCCCTGTACGTCTGCTACGAGATGCACTACCGCGGTTTCGCCGGCGTGCGGCCGGAGCTGGAGTGGGACCCGCCCCTCCTCGCCGTACGCGCGGCACTGGAGCGGCGGTTCCTCGACGCGCTGCGGCGCGACGCTCTGCCGAAGGGCCCTCTCGACGACGTCCTGGACGGCCTGCTGGTGGAGCCGGTGCGCGGGACGGGTCCGTCGTGGTTCCTCCAGGACCGCGGGGAGCTGCGGCACCTGCGCGCGTACGCCGTGCAGCGCTCGCTCTACCACCTCAAGGAGGCCGATCCGCACGCCTGGGTGCTGCCCCGGCTGAGCGGACGGGCCAAGGCGGGAATGGCGGCGATCGAGTACGACGAGTTCGGCGCGGGCCGGGCCGACCGGGTGCACGCCCGGCTCTTCGCCGGCCTGATGGCCGATCTGGGGCTGGACACGGCCTACGGGCGCTACCTGGACGACGGGTACGCCGAGATGCTGGCCCTGGTCAACCTGATGTCGCTGTTCGGTCTGCACCGGCGGCTGCGCGGTGCGCTGGTCGGGCATTTCGCCGCCGTCGAGATCACCTCCCCGCCCGCTTCGCGCCGCCTGGCCAAGGCCATGAAACGGACCGGGGCGGGTGCCGCGGCGGAGTTCTTCTACACCGAGCACGTGGAGGCGGACGCCGTCCACGAGCAGGTGGTGCGCCATGAGGTGGTCGGCGGTCTGGTCGAGGAGGAACCGGAGCTTGCCCCGGACATCGCGTTCGGTGTCACGGCGACCTCCTTCGTGGAGGACCGGCTGGGTGACCGGCTGCTGGCCGGCTGGCAGAGCTGA
- a CDS encoding gas vesicle protein, translating into MAEKTRTRPGHAKKTPASRPPAGRGPEHAANTACQSLERLIGHHTEGVSAVRRHEDGWCVVVDVLEVPRIPDTTSLLASYEVLLDQDGELLEYSRVRRYRRGAADE; encoded by the coding sequence ATGGCAGAGAAGACCCGCACCCGTCCCGGCCACGCGAAGAAGACGCCGGCCTCGCGTCCCCCGGCCGGGCGAGGCCCCGAGCACGCTGCGAACACCGCCTGCCAGAGCCTGGAACGGCTCATCGGGCACCACACCGAGGGGGTGTCGGCCGTGCGGCGGCACGAAGACGGCTGGTGCGTCGTGGTGGACGTACTCGAAGTACCGCGCATCCCCGACACGACGAGCCTGCTCGCCTCGTACGAGGTCCTGCTCGACCAGGACGGCGAACTCCTCGAGTACAGCAGGGTCCGCAGGTACCGACGGGGTGCCGCCGACGAATGA
- the gvpJ gene encoding gas vesicle protein GvpJ, translated as MTTTMYADEIAPCPPRAGTLYDVLELILDRGMVIDVFIRVSLVGIEILKIDARIVVASVDTYLRFAEACNRLDLERDSRSTTVPELFGGGAAKAVGKRKVRKAAESVGDTVRKVVGADDDDEDAEQEERPRKRRAPARGSAPRRRRAEA; from the coding sequence GTGACCACGACCATGTACGCCGACGAAATCGCACCCTGCCCGCCCCGCGCGGGCACCCTCTACGACGTGCTCGAACTCATCCTCGACCGGGGGATGGTCATCGATGTGTTCATCAGGGTCTCCCTGGTCGGGATCGAGATCCTCAAGATAGACGCGCGCATCGTGGTCGCCAGTGTGGACACCTACCTGCGGTTCGCCGAGGCGTGCAACCGCCTCGACCTGGAGCGCGACTCACGCAGCACGACCGTGCCCGAACTCTTCGGCGGCGGCGCTGCCAAGGCCGTCGGCAAGCGGAAGGTGCGCAAGGCCGCCGAGTCCGTGGGCGACACCGTCCGCAAGGTGGTCGGAGCCGACGACGACGACGAGGACGCCGAGCAGGAGGAACGCCCCAGGAAGCGCCGGGCACCGGCCCGCGGGAGCGCGCCCCGACGCCGCCGCGCGGAGGCATGA
- a CDS encoding GvpL/GvpF family gas vesicle protein, whose product MTANGVYIYAIIPTGQALGPEDAGVGAPPAALRLLSQGPVAAVVSDAPEQLRPRRRDLMAHQDLLTRLAGRGPVLPMRFGTVAPDEAAVRRELTGSAKDHVATLRHLSDGVEINLKALPAQDALATLLAEEKPVRRLRDEARRRPGYEANVRLGEAVAAALTRRAAEAGHGIVRALTPLAREVAPGPEVHGCALNVSFLVDRDAAGRFRTEAERLAGPRRDHVELRVAGPLPCYSFVTPRRRRAPAGRT is encoded by the coding sequence ATGACGGCGAACGGCGTCTACATCTACGCGATCATCCCCACAGGGCAGGCACTCGGACCGGAGGACGCCGGCGTGGGCGCCCCGCCGGCCGCCCTGCGACTGCTGTCCCAGGGCCCGGTGGCGGCCGTGGTGAGCGACGCGCCCGAGCAGCTGCGCCCCAGGCGACGTGACCTGATGGCCCATCAGGACCTGCTCACCCGCCTCGCCGGCAGGGGCCCGGTCCTTCCCATGCGGTTCGGCACGGTCGCCCCTGACGAAGCAGCCGTACGGCGTGAACTGACCGGATCGGCCAAGGACCATGTCGCCACCCTGCGGCACCTCTCGGACGGGGTCGAGATCAACCTCAAGGCGCTTCCCGCCCAGGACGCGCTCGCGACTCTCCTCGCCGAGGAGAAGCCGGTGCGCCGCCTGCGCGACGAGGCGCGCCGCCGACCCGGCTACGAGGCGAACGTCCGGCTGGGGGAAGCCGTGGCCGCGGCCCTGACGCGCCGGGCCGCCGAGGCCGGCCACGGGATCGTACGTGCCCTCACTCCACTGGCCCGCGAGGTGGCGCCGGGGCCGGAGGTCCACGGCTGCGCGCTGAACGTGTCGTTCCTCGTCGACCGTGACGCCGCCGGCCGTTTCCGTACCGAGGCGGAGCGGCTCGCGGGCCCCCGGCGGGACCACGTCGAACTCCGGGTCGCCGGTCCGCTGCCCTGCTACAGCTTCGTCACGCCCCGGCGCCGTCGCGCCCCGGCCGGAAGGACCTGA
- a CDS encoding gas vesicle protein GvpG translates to MGLVSAILLAPLAPVRGVVWVAEKMQGAAEREMYDTGVIRAQLAALNQEFERGEIGVEKFEREEEVLLERLHVAQARTVGRAHPVPNDRR, encoded by the coding sequence GTGGGACTCGTCAGCGCGATCCTGCTGGCCCCGCTCGCACCGGTCCGCGGGGTGGTCTGGGTGGCGGAGAAGATGCAGGGCGCCGCCGAACGCGAGATGTACGACACCGGGGTGATCCGGGCACAGCTGGCCGCTCTCAACCAGGAGTTCGAGCGAGGGGAGATCGGGGTGGAGAAGTTCGAGCGGGAGGAGGAGGTGCTGCTCGAACGGTTGCACGTCGCTCAGGCCCGCACCGTGGGCCGGGCACACCCGGTACCGAACGATCGAAGGTGA
- a CDS encoding histone H1-like repetitive region-containing protein encodes MEDQTKVTLAAAMVGGYVLGRTKKGRMALTLATYLAGRRFGLEPKQLAAEGVRRLGNVPQFAELQEQLKGEVLDSGRKALTAAADRGMNSLADAISDRTARLADRGEEDDEEGDDEEHEPEEAYEDGDGDSEGDEDEEDEEDEEDEEEGEDEEEEPEEEEPEEEPEPARRRRPDRGASGEGKKPSGDRPAKKAAARRPPAKKAAKKATSGKTATGKPPAKKAAKKAAEKKPAEKKTAANKPPAKKSPAKKSAAGKSGAKKTVPARKSPAKKAAPAKKTAAGKKSPAKKSSSSKRAATKRAERRR; translated from the coding sequence ATGGAAGATCAGACCAAAGTGACTCTGGCCGCCGCGATGGTGGGCGGCTATGTGCTCGGCCGGACCAAGAAGGGCCGGATGGCCCTCACCCTCGCGACGTACCTGGCGGGCCGCCGCTTCGGCCTGGAGCCGAAGCAACTGGCCGCCGAGGGTGTGCGGAGGCTCGGGAACGTCCCCCAGTTCGCGGAGTTGCAGGAACAGCTCAAGGGCGAGGTCCTCGACTCCGGACGCAAGGCGCTCACCGCGGCGGCGGACCGCGGCATGAACTCGCTGGCCGACGCGATCAGCGATCGCACGGCCCGGCTCGCGGACCGGGGGGAGGAGGACGACGAGGAGGGGGACGACGAGGAGCACGAACCGGAGGAAGCGTACGAGGACGGGGACGGGGACTCCGAGGGGGACGAGGACGAGGAGGACGAGGAGGACGAGGAGGACGAGGAGGAAGGGGAGGACGAGGAGGAAGAACCCGAGGAGGAGGAACCCGAGGAGGAGCCGGAACCGGCGCGCCGTCGGCGCCCGGACAGGGGCGCTTCCGGTGAGGGGAAGAAGCCCTCCGGTGACCGGCCCGCCAAGAAGGCCGCCGCGCGGAGGCCCCCGGCGAAGAAGGCCGCCAAGAAGGCGACGAGCGGAAAGACGGCGACCGGGAAACCCCCGGCGAAGAAGGCCGCCAAGAAAGCCGCGGAAAAGAAGCCGGCGGAAAAGAAGACTGCGGCGAATAAACCTCCCGCGAAGAAATCCCCCGCGAAGAAATCAGCGGCCGGGAAGTCCGGAGCGAAGAAGACGGTGCCCGCCCGCAAGTCGCCGGCCAAGAAAGCAGCACCGGCCAAGAAAACCGCAGCCGGGAAGAAATCTCCGGCCAAGAAATCGTCATCGTCCAAGCGTGCCGCGACCAAGCGCGCCGAACGCCGGAGGTAG